In the genome of Camelus bactrianus isolate YW-2024 breed Bactrian camel chromosome 18, ASM4877302v1, whole genome shotgun sequence, the window TGGGAGTTGTGTGGAGATCTTATACTAAGACTGCAGACTCaacaatttttctttgaaattctttccccccctttatatattttgaagttagGTTGGGTATGTGTAGGCTTAGACTGTTATTTCTCTGGGGTTTGTTTCTGTGAGCAGCAACTTTCTTCCTAAAGCTCTGATAGTGTTTCTGGTTGAAAGTCAGTTTTGTCTGACATTCTTCTTGCTGTTCCCAGCTGTATCTTCTTGCTGTTCTCTTTACTCTGGCTTTCTGTGTTGTCAAGCTTCATTGTTTCTTATCAGCCTTATGTTGCCAGCCTTTGGTTTTTAATGTAATCTGAGCAGCTCTTTATTTTAACAGACAACTTGATCTGTTTCATTTGTTGAACTTACTAGTATGTTTGAACCTATTTTCacgatactcttttttttttaagtgatagcaaatttatttagagagatacacattccataggtaGAATGTGGACCATCTCAGAAGGTGAGAGCggcttcttttgtatttttaaaacctttcccGTTCATTATTGTTGCTCCTTTTACCTCCTTTTCTGCCCTCCATTGGATCAATAAAGCTTCTGTTCTTTCAGTCTTTCTTCATCTGGTTTTAAAGTTATGCATTCCACTTAAGTTCTTTAGTGGTTATTTTTACACACAAACTGGATTTAAAAAGTCGAAAGTTAGTTAGAATCTCTTTCCTCTGTTCCAACAACACAAGGGTCCCGAGCACTGTAACTCTAGTCCAGACCAGTCTTCCATGGCTTGTTGTCTTGTATTTTAATTCTGTCTTGTTTTAAACTTCACAgagttacttatttttaatttttaaagtcagcGCTTTTTTAGATTTGCCCACATGTTTATTGGTTTCTTTGctccttgcttttttctttttcactgttctttttccttcttactgAGCCTTAGTCCTTTCTAAGGGCCTCTCTGCGGAAGCGCTCCGAGCCCTGCCCCAGGTCGCTGGCTCCAGCCACGCCCGTGTGTGGTTGCACGCGGACGTTTCAGGTGCCGGGTCTGGAAGCAGGGCCTGCTTGCTGTGCTCGTTGCGTTGGAACTCAGTGTAAGAGAAAGGAATCCATCGGAGAGGTGAAGCCTGCCGTCTGCTTTAATTTGCGTCTCTTTTTCATAATGAGCAAGACAGAACGTCTTTGCAGGTTtctggccatttgtatttcctgtCCACGTCCCTTGCCTGTTGTCGAGGTGTCGGCTTGCTAGTTTGTCCCCCTCATTGAATTAAAGTCACCGTCCTTTGTTGcagttttgcaaacattttctcccagttggACTGCTCAGTCGAACCTGAGAGAAAGGGTGTCTGGGAGGTGACAGGAGAATGGTCCCCCAGGGAGGCAGGCACTGCGCCCCGGTGACATGCTGCCTGGCTGCGCCTGCCTCCAGGGCCCAGTCTCCTGTTGCTGCAGGAGAACCCTTGCCTGGTGGAGCTGCTGTTCCGCGTGCTGAAAGCCCACGACCCGCGTCCCAGAGTCCTCTCCTTCTCGCTCCGCCTCGCAGGGCTGTTTGCAGCCCAGGAAGACTGCTTCCAGTATCTTCAGGTGAGCCTGAGTCGTCCCTCTCAAGGCCTGCTGTGGCTTTAGAGGCTTGACAGGCCGCAGGCTGCCCTTCAGTCTGGTGGTTGGCCCCCTGCGTGTGGGGACGAGGGACACCCGCAGGTTCAGGCTCTGCGGGGCAGTGGGAGGGTGCCCTCCCATCCTGCATCCGTGGCGCTGGCTTGGCCtcctgttcccttttctcctgccCCTTCACAGACTCCCGGGGGATCTGGCAGCCCCCGGGTTTGCTACTCACTGTGTTGAGACCTCTGTGGTGAACAAGAATCTTGGGCACATGGCGGGAAATGAGGACAGTGCATGATTGTACCGTGGATGTCCATAAGCCAGTGGGGGTTGACTGAAGAGTTAGTCACTGCCAGCTAGGGGTCAGCTTCTTGGGGGCGGTGGGCTCACAGCTGGGTCGTAAGGGGTTTGAGCAGTGGTAAGTGCAGGGCAAGCCTGATACATGGGGCGTGCTGGGGAATCTGGGGTGGGGGACacctggaggagggcaggggcccTGGAAGACCCCACTTCCCAAGCATAAGAGCCCAGTAGGCTGTGGGGACCTTTGGGGGGCCTTTGGCGCTGGAGTTGGTGGACCATTTGGAGGAGGGGTTTTTGAAGTGAACTGTGACAGTTGGTGAGCCTTTCTGTAAAACCCAATTCTCCAGAAGCTCTCTTCCCATCAGTTGGTTCTGGTGGCCACCTGACACCTCCCAGAAGCACAGCTGCCCACAGGCACTTTGTGTGGGCAGCTCACGAGAAAGGTCCCCCAGAGAAGTGCTCTGAACCAGCTCTGAACAATAGAAAAGCCATCTCTGATCTGCGGTCCCCTGGGAACTTCCCCAGGTTACCCCTTCCTCCTCTGTTTCCCAGCAGGGGGAGTTGCTGCCCATGCTCTTCGGGGAGTCGGGGCCCCTCGGAGGGGCCGCCTGGACCGCCCCCACAGTGCGCAGTGGCTGGCTGCAGGGCCTGCGCTCCCTGGCCCAGCACCCCGGCGCCCTGCGCTTCCTTGCTGACTGTGGTGAGTGCCCCATCTGCCCCTCCTTCAGCCTCTGTCCTCACTCTGCCtgatgctgtgtgacttcagggaaATCACTGCACCTTTCTGGGCCTCGTGCTCTAAACGTGAAAATGGCTGTGGTATCACAGGGCCGTTGTGAGGAACACTCAGGGTAACCAGGGGTTGGAGGCCCCTCAAGGGTGTGTGGTGCCCTGTGGCTCATTGGTCGGACCCAGCAGCTGGGGTGGCTTTGGAACTGACTGGAAAGAATCAAAAGTGGCCAGACTTCTAAAGCCCCTCACGCGTGAACCCTCCATTCTGGTTCCTTTGCCTCTGAGCAGAGGGGAGGCTGGGCCTCTCTCAGTGCCTCCGCGGTGCGTGGCATTTGAGCTCTGGCTGTGAGGTTCTGAAATCCAGTGCTTAAAGCTGCTCAGTGGTTTCAGCGTCCCTGCTGTCCACTGTGGACTCTCTTCCAGCTGAACCTTGTTTCTTTCCCTGCCCCttgtcccctcccccaggtgCTGTTGACACCATCTTCTCCCTGCAGGGAGATTCCAGCCTGTTTGTGGCCTCAGCAGCTGGACAGCTCCTGGTGCACATCCTCGCCTTGGCGATGCGAGGCCCAGCTGAGGGACATCCCAGCCCCCAGGGGTGTGACTGGCCAGCGTGTGCCCAGAAGATTGTGTGTCACGTCGAAGACTCCCTGCGCTCCACAGCCACCCTGCAGGTCACGCAGGCCCTGAACGTCCTGACAACCACGTTTGGGCACTGCCACAGCCCATGGACACAGGGCCTCTGGGTGCGGCTGAGCCCCCTCGTGGCCTGTCTGCTCGAGAAAGACCCCATCCCAGCCTCACACTCGCTTGTGGATCTCCTCCTCAGCGTGGCCCGGTCAGGCCCCCGGGGTTCAGCTTTGTGGGGGGGTGCGGGCAGGACTGGGAGGGCTTGTTTTCCTCGGGAAGTTTTACACCTGGGGCCATGTCTCATCAGCTCCCCAAGAACGCTGCCTTGAGTAGAGGGAATGCCAGAGGATTTCAAAGCCTGCACAGCTGGGGTGGGCCTCCCGTCTCAGCCAAGCACGCCGGGCCGCAGCAGTCCCGCTGGGCACCGGTGGGCTTTGGTGGGCTGGATGGAGGAATAACATTTTCTTCCTGGGTCCTCTCCTGCAGTTCTCCTGTCGGGAGTTCTGACTGTGGCCTGTGGGAGACTTTGGCACAGACTCTGAGCCATTTGAGCCCCACACAAGCAGGGCCTCTGGCTTTGGGGATCCTGAAACTGCAGGACTGGTAAGGATTGGGGTTCACCTTCCGTGAGGCAGGCAGAGAGGTCAGAGAACTTCAGTGGAGCTCCTGGAACCAGGGCTCAGTCAGAGGCGGCTGTCCAGGGCATGGCCAGGCAGTGCGTGGGTGGTCCCCAAGGCACTGGTACACACTGTGGCTTCTGCACTCTTAGTGGCAGAATGACTTTTTCATTGGCTCCCCAGAGATAGGAGGGACTCTTGGAGCAGCCCTGCTCAGTGTGGGGCTGGGTTCGTACCCAGGATCTGCTTAGCTGTCTTCTGACCCCTCCCTAGTGGCCTCAGCTTGTGGATCCTGGGCCTCCCAGGGCTATGGGACAGCGGAGGGGGGCCCAGCAGGCAGGAGTGGTGGGACAGCTTCCcagagggcggggcgggggtatGCCCTTACTGGAAGGGGGTGCGAGGTccagaggggtgggaagggagagggagtcATTCCAGGGCTCCGTGTAGAGGACAGTCGGTCCTGTCGGCCCGGGCCGGGTGGCGTGGCCACGGGACCCGCTCGCTGGCGCGCTGCGGGTGTGGGGCAAGCCCGGCTCTGGGCTCCAGGGTCTCCTGATGTTCAGTGAGAGGGAGTGGtccaaaggggaagggaagggctgGGCGGCCAACTTGGGAGGAGAGTTCTGGGCCAGCTtagcctcccacccaccccaggcccaAGCATGGGGGTGAGAGCGTGTTCCAGAGCCTAGGAAGGGATATCAGCCCTGGGggtgctcccgggaggcggggcAGCCCGACCCCTTGGCTAGGGCAGGCGCTGCCCATTGGAGTGGGTGTGGCCAGGCCTTACCGGGTCTCCTGCTGGGACCTGGGCCGTGCTTTCTAGCAGCTCCTGTGGAGTCCCTGTGCAGTGACGTGAGTGCTGGTCAAGGTGCTTACGAGGAAGCTGTTTCTCAGGGGAGTGtccagagccccagccccagccccagcgccTTTGCCCCAGACTTGCTGGGGCTGTTAGGAGGGCAGCCAGGTCACCTGAGGGTGGGGGCAGCACTCACCATGTCCTCTGTCGCCAGTCCACAGGCACTGAAGACCCAGGCCTTTGGtgtcctcctccagcccctggcctgTGTCCTGAAAGCTGCTGCTCAGGCCCCTGGACCTCCAGGTAGGCTGCTTGGGGGAAGGGTGGGCAGGTACAGGAAGGCAGGACCCTGGAGTCCTGAGCATGTCCTTGGGGCCAGGGCAGGCTGATGGGCAGTGGGGTACCTGGCTCGCTGCCTCACTTAAGAATGAAGATGGCGGAGGTGTAGGCTGTCGTTCCAGGTGTGACTGCTGCTCACATCTTCATGGCCTGGAGTTACTGGGGCATCATCTGAGGTGGCTCCCAGAGAGGTCGACCTttgtcccccaccccaggccctggcagTCGGTGGTGGTTCTCAACCCAGAACGGGCTCATGGGCCTGCCACTCGTCCTCCCAGACTGTCTGGGTTCtgtgcagggggctgggggtcCTCTGTTGTGCCTTGTCTCGCTTCACGAGGGTGGAGGAGTAGAGAAGGGACCCGGCTGTGCCTGGTGGCCCCGTGTGAGCATGGAGGCGGGCCTCCTAGTCAGTGGGAGCTGGCCTGGGAACACAGAGGACAGGACTCTGTTCACGAGCCTTGCAGACAGGTTCAGACCGCAGCTCCAGCCAGCTGGACGTCATCCTGGACGAGCCACCTGCTCGGAATCTCTGGTCCTGGTCCCAATCTCTGGTGTGGATCAGTGGCCGGTGGTTAGGCCTGCAGCAGCCACATGGGAGGTGCCTGCTAACCAGGAGCTGTTTCTGGTCGGCCTCCAGGTTTTCCAGAAGGGGCCACAGGCGACTCGATAACAGTGGACACGTTTCTCTCCTCCAAGTCGGCTTGTGTGGGTctcctgtgccaggccctggcccACCTGGAGCTGCTGCAACTGCTGGTGGGTGTGGCCCTGGCCCACGTCCACCCCGGCAGTGGGACTTGCGGCCACACtgactctccctcccctcccagccccagcgcCCCTCGCCCTGGCCCCAGGCGCCCCTGCTTCGGGCTGCAGTGGCAATACTGCGCTTCTGCCATGGCTCAGCAGCCCCCACCAGTGACGTGGGGGGCCACCTGTGTGCGGTCCTGGCAGGCTGTGTCCGGGTCCAGCGAGCGGCCCTGGATTTCCTGGGGACGCTGTCTCAGGGGACGGGTAAGTGAGGCTCCTTCTCTCGTACAGCTCACGTCGGGTAAGCCCTGCAGCTGCTCAGAGACGTTTCCGAGGCTGCTGTCCTCTCATGTCTCCTTGGGGGCGGGGCTGGCATTCAGCTGACCACTGGGTCCTGTCCCCTGCTTTCCTTGGATTGACACGCTCCTGGACTGAGGAGGTTCCAGAGTGGGAGGTTGCGTGCTTTATCCATCCACGTCTGTCTCAGGCCCCCAAGAGCTGGTGACGCAGGTGTTTGCCGTCCTCCTGGAGTACCTCACAAGCCCTGACTCCAGCCCCATGGTACAGGCGCAGGGttcagggtggagggtgggggcaaggagggaggcaggggcaccCCCACAGGCCTCCTGGGGCCAGAATTGCTTCTTAAAGTGAGTTTGGACAggctggtggccctgggcctGGCATTGGTGGAGATGGAGTGAGGGGGTGCTGGGCCATGGAGAGCAGGGAGGGGGTCCAGTCTTGCAGGGAATTCTCCATGAGAGATGGAAACTAGAGCCAGGCGGGCCCTGCACTTAGGGTCCAAACTCTCATTGACGTTTGCTGCGAGTTATCCATTTTCATGACACTGCGGTTGAGTTGTGCTCTGTGGGTGCAGAATTAGCACCACGTGCACTGAACAGCAGTGTGGAGATTTGGACGACAGGCCTGGCGGATTCCTGGGACTTTAAGGAAAAGGTGCCCTGAGCAGTTTCTTGTGTCCTGGTGCAGAAATTTCATCTCGCTGACAGTGGGAGGTCCTGACGGGAgccaccctcctcctctctctcttgtgGTCTTGGATCCCAGTCCTGCCGCTTCTAGAGGCTTCTGTCTCATCAGAACGAAGCCCAGCattcctctccccacaccccactttacccccagggcaggggcaggagcgcAGGGAGGTGGACGGGGCAAGCAGGCCAGCTCAGCCCTCCTAGCCCTGCAACCCTGCTCTGCCCGCTCCAGGTTCTGAAGAAGGCCTTCCAGGCCACACTCAGGTGGCTCCTGGGCTCCCCCAAGGCCCCCAGCTGCTGCGACCTGGACCCCCACACCCAGCTGTTCCTCGGAGGTACCCCTGGCCCCTCCAGGGTAAACTGAGGGAGGTGTGGGGCGGAGGACAAAGGGCGGGTGGGTGTGACGGGCTCTgacaccccccctccccccgctgcAGAGCTGCTCCCTGTGCTGCGGAAACGGCTGTGCAGCCCCTGCTGGGAGGCCAGGGACTCGGGCCTCGAGTTCCTGACCCAAGTGACCAGACACTGGGGAGGTAAGCGAGGgcgctgggcaggaggggaggctggCCTGGCCTTAGTGCCCCGTTGTCCCCTAGTAGGCGGGAACTCGGGCCACCCAGGCTGCCctcggggagggaggggaggcttgGGCTCAGCCCTTGGTCACCGCTGGTTGTGGCTGTTTGGACTTCCAGGGCAGGCCGCCTTCAGACATGCTCTCCTTGCTTCAGAGGTGCCTGAGCTCACCGGGCAGCTCCTGCGAGACCCTGAGAGTTACGTCCGCGCAAGTGCAGTGACTGCCACAGGGCAGCTGTCCAGCTGGGGGCTGTACGCCACCCCCACCGGCCCAGAGCACCCAGAGGTCCAGCAGGTAGGAGGCGGGTCCTTTGGCTGTGCAGCTCACACCTGGCAACCGTCCTGATGCCCAGGGAGGGGTGGGTCTGCCGCCCAGGCGTGGGCGGTCTGGGGCCAGGGCTCTGCGGGGCATGTCCCCTGAATCTCCGGCTCAGCCTTCTGGCACCCCGTTACTTGGACATGGTTGCCCTGGTTTGGTGGATGAGCACATGGAGGGCCAAAGGGGATGTCCCCTAAAGGAGGCAGAGCAGCTTGGGCCCCAGACCTGCCCGGCAGGGGCTTCTCAGGGcactccctgctgtgccccagcaTGCCAGCAGGCCTCTGCCttccctggcccctcccaccctcaccccccactCTGTCCTCCAGGAGAGCCTGTTCACGGAGCTTCTGCACATCCTCTCCACGGACTCAGAGGGCTTCCCCCGCAGGGCTGTCATGCACGTCTTCACCCAGTGGCTGAAGGACGGCCACGCTGACGTGGCTGAGGACCTGGAGCAGTTCGTGGCCAGAGTGCTGCAGGCGGCGAGCCAGGACCTAGACTGGGAGGTGCGGGCCCAGGGCCTCGAGCTGGCGCTGGTGTTCCTGGAGCAGTTGCTGGGCCAGCCTGGCTCCCGCTGTCCCTATGCTGTGGCCCTGCCCGAGGCAGCCCCGCCTGCCACGCTGGCCCAGGTCCTGCAGGCGCTCTGCCGGGTACAGCTCTTTGAGTTTGCCCTCCGTGCGTTATTTGACTGTGACCGACCTGTGGCCCAGAAGTCCTGTGACCTCCTCCTTTTCCTGAAGGCCAAGGCCACTCCCTGTGGTGGCCCACAGGAGGCGGGGGCCAGCCCCGACGTGGTCTCTGTGGAGGCTGCCCTGCAGAGGTGGCAGGCAGGCGAGCAGGGTCAGCCCCTGGGGGAGCTGGAGCCTGAGGCTGTCATGGCCGTGCTGAGGTCCATGGACCTGGAGGGCCTTCGGGGTATGCTGGCCAAAAGCAGTGACCACATGGAGAAGAGCCCTCAGTCGCTCCTGCAGGACATGCTGGCCACCGTGGGTGTCCTGGGGGAGAATGAGGCCGACTGTTACTGAGAAGCCTGGTGGCACCCTCCGTGGACCCTGCTGCTGCGCCATGTCCCTTCCTCGCACTGCCGTCCTGAGGGCTCTAGCCTGGCCTGACTGCACATGGGATCCTCCAGGCAAGCCAGGACCAGGCAACCCCGCACGgtcaaagaattccatgttttgcTGTATTATTGAAGTGGCTTATTTTCTActcaaaataaatgtcatttgaCAGTGCCACTGAGTCGGCGCACTGACGTGGGGTAGGCCCCAGGCCTGCTGGGGTTTGGAAAGGCATTTGGGGAGGGACCCTCTGCACAATGGCCACGTACTTCATGGGCCTAGGGGAGATGTTGCTCTACTTGGACCTCACTGTGCCCCAGCGACACCCAAGGGTCAGAGAGCAAACAGTTCAGGCTGGAGAGTGTCTGATCttggcccctggcccctggcccctaaTGGTAGTGACTCCAGGTCTAACCAAGCCAGGTTTTCAGTCTCTGAAGCCCCAGGGTCACCCTAACCTTGTAGCAGTTTAGAGCTCACTGTCCCAAATGACGAGGCAGGTCAAGTTGGCCGTGGTACTGTCAGGGGAGTTGGGCTGCAGGCTGGCCCTCAAGGGACCAAACAGATGCTGCACCAGTGCCAGCCCTGCCGTTTCCAGGCCACGTCACCCTGCATGCACCAGGGCCTTTTGgaacctgtttcctcttctgtaaagtggagattTTACTGTTTGCCTCCCAGAAGTAAGAGTCTCCGTGTTCT includes:
- the BRAT1 gene encoding integrator complex assembly factor BRAT1 isoform X3; this translates as MDPECSRLLPALCAVLVDPRQPVADDTCLEKLLDWFKTVTEAGPSLLLLQENPCLVELLFRVLKAHDPRPRVLSFSLRLAGLFAAQEDCFQYLQGELLPMLFGESGPLGGAAWTAPTVRSGWLQGLRSLAQHPGALRFLADCGAVDTIFSLQGDSSLFVASAAGQLLVHILALAMRGPAEGHPSPQGCDWPACAQKIVCHVEDSLRSTATLQVTQALNVLTTTFGHCHSPWTQGLWVRLSPLVACLLEKDPIPASHSLVDLLLSVARSPVGSSDCGLWETLAQTLSHLSPTQAGPLALGILKLQDCPQALKTQAFGVLLQPLACVLKAAAQAPGPPGFPEGATGDSITVDTFLSSKSACVGLLCQALAHLELLQLLPQRPSPWPQAPLLRAAVAILRFCHGSAAPTSDVGGHLCAVLAGCVRVQRAALDFLGTLSQGTGPQELVTQVFAVLLEYLTSPDSSPMVLKKAFQATLRWLLGSPKAPSCCDLDPHTQLFLGELLPVLRKRLCSPCWEARDSGLEFLTQVTRHWGGQAAFRHALLASEVPELTGQLLRDPESYVRASAVTATGQLSSWGLYATPTGPEHPEVQQESLFTELLHILSTDSEGFPRRAVMHVFTQWLKDGHADVAEDLEQFVARVLQAASQDLDWEVRAQGLELALVFLEQLLGQPGSRCPYAVALPEAAPPATLAQVLQALCRVQLFEFALRALFDCDRPVAQKSCDLLLFLKAKATPCGGPQEAGASPDVVSVEAALQRWQAGEQGQPLGELEPEAVMAVLRSMDLEGLRGMLAKSSDHMEKSPQSLLQDMLATVGVLGENEADCY
- the BRAT1 gene encoding integrator complex assembly factor BRAT1 isoform X5; translation: MDPECSRLLPALCAVLVDPRQPVADDTCLEKLLDWFKTVTEAGPSLLLLQENPCLVELLFRVLKAHDPRPRVLSFSLRLAGLFAAQEDCFQYLQQGELLPMLFGESGPLGGAAWTAPTVRSGWLQGLRSLAQHPGALRFLADCGAVDTIFSLQGDSSLFVASAAGQLLVHILALAMRGPAEGHPSPQGCDWPACAQKIVCHVEDSLRSTATLQVTQALNVLTTTFGHCHSPWTQGLWVRLSPLVACLLEKDPIPASHSLVDLLLSVARSPVGSSDCGLWETLAQTLSHLSPTQAGPLALGILKLQDCPQALKTQAFGVLLQPLACVLKAAAQAPGPPGFPEGATGDSITVDTFLSSKSACVGLLCQALAHLELLQLLPQRPSPWPQAPLLRAAVAILRFCHGSAAPTSDVGGHLCAVLAGCVRVQRAALDFLGTLSQGTGSEEGLPGHTQVAPGLPQGPQLLRPGPPHPAVPRRYPWPLQELLPVLRKRLCSPCWEARDSGLEFLTQVTRHWGGQAAFRHALLASEVPELTGQLLRDPESYVRASAVTATGQLSSWGLYATPTGPEHPEVQQESLFTELLHILSTDSEGFPRRAVMHVFTQWLKDGHADVAEDLEQFVARVLQAASQDLDWEVRAQGLELALVFLEQLLGQPGSRCPYAVALPEAAPPATLAQVLQALCRVQLFEFALRALFDCDRPVAQKSCDLLLFLKAKATPCGGPQEAGASPDVVSVEAALQRWQAGEQGQPLGELEPEAVMAVLRSMDLEGLRGMLAKSSDHMEKSPQSLLQDMLATVGVLGENEADCY
- the BRAT1 gene encoding integrator complex assembly factor BRAT1 isoform X2, with translation MDPECSRLLPALCAVLVDPRQPVADDTCLEKLLDWFKTVTEAGPSLLLLQENPCLVELLFRVLKAHDPRPRVLSFSLRLAGLFAAQEDCFQYLQQGELLPMLFGESGPLGGAAWTAPTVRSGWLQGLRSLAQHPGALRFLADCGAVDTIFSLQGDSSLFVASAAGQLLVHILALAMRGPAEGHPSPQGCDWPACAQKIVCHVEDSLRSTATLQVTQALNVLTTTFGHCHSPWTQGLWVRLSPLVACLLEKDPIPASHSLVDLLLSVARSPVGSSDCGLWETLAQTLSHLSPTQAGPLALGILKLQDCPQALKTQAFGVLLQPLACVLKAAAQAPGPPGFPEGATGDSITVDTFLSSKSACVGLLCQALAHLELLQLLVGVALAHVHPGSGTCGHTDSPSPPSPSAPRPGPRRPCFGLQWQYCASAMAQQPPPVTWGATCVRSWQAVSGSSERPWISWGRCLRGRVLKKAFQATLRWLLGSPKAPSCCDLDPHTQLFLGELLPVLRKRLCSPCWEARDSGLEFLTQVTRHWGGQAAFRHALLASEVPELTGQLLRDPESYVRASAVTATGQLSSWGLYATPTGPEHPEVQQESLFTELLHILSTDSEGFPRRAVMHVFTQWLKDGHADVAEDLEQFVARVLQAASQDLDWEVRAQGLELALVFLEQLLGQPGSRCPYAVALPEAAPPATLAQVLQALCRVQLFEFALRALFDCDRPVAQKSCDLLLFLKAKATPCGGPQEAGASPDVVSVEAALQRWQAGEQGQPLGELEPEAVMAVLRSMDLEGLRGMLAKSSDHMEKSPQSLLQDMLATVGVLGENEADCY
- the BRAT1 gene encoding integrator complex assembly factor BRAT1 isoform X6; the encoded protein is MDPECSRLLPALCAVLVDPRQPVADDTCLEKLLDWFKTVTEAGPSLLLLQENPCLVELLFRVLKAHDPRPRVLSFSLRLAGLFAAQEDCFQYLQQGELLPMLFGESGPLGGAAWTAPTVRSGWLQGLRSLAQHPGALRFLADCGAVDTIFSLQGDSSLFVASAAGQLLVHILALAMRGPAEGHPSPQGCDWPACAQKIVCHVEDSLRSTATLQVTQALNVLTTTFGHCHSPWTQGLWVRLSPLVACLLEKDPIPASHSLVDLLLSVARSPVGSSDCGLWETLAQTLSHLSPTQAGPLALGILKLQDCPQALKTQAFGVLLQPLACVLKAAAQAPGPPGFPEGATGDSITVDTFLSSKSACVGLLCQALAHLELLQLLPQRPSPWPQAPLLRAAVAILRFCHGSAAPTSDVGGHLCAVLAGCVRVQRAALDFLGTLSQGTGSEEGLPGHTQVAPGLPQGPQLLRPGPPHPAVPRRYPWPLQELLPVLRKRLCSPCWEARDSGLEFLTQVTRHWGEVPELTGQLLRDPESYVRASAVTATGQLSSWGLYATPTGPEHPEVQQESLFTELLHILSTDSEGFPRRAVMHVFTQWLKDGHADVAEDLEQFVARVLQAASQDLDWEVRAQGLELALVFLEQLLGQPGSRCPYAVALPEAAPPATLAQVLQALCRVQLFEFALRALFDCDRPVAQKSCDLLLFLKAKATPCGGPQEAGASPDVVSVEAALQRWQAGEQGQPLGELEPEAVMAVLRSMDLEGLRGMLAKSSDHMEKSPQSLLQDMLATVGVLGENEADCY
- the BRAT1 gene encoding integrator complex assembly factor BRAT1 isoform X1, yielding MDPECSRLLPALCAVLVDPRQPVADDTCLEKLLDWFKTVTEAGPSLLLLQENPCLVELLFRVLKAHDPRPRVLSFSLRLAGLFAAQEDCFQYLQQGELLPMLFGESGPLGGAAWTAPTVRSGWLQGLRSLAQHPGALRFLADCGAVDTIFSLQGDSSLFVASAAGQLLVHILALAMRGPAEGHPSPQGCDWPACAQKIVCHVEDSLRSTATLQVTQALNVLTTTFGHCHSPWTQGLWVRLSPLVACLLEKDPIPASHSLVDLLLSVARSPVGSSDCGLWETLAQTLSHLSPTQAGPLALGILKLQDCPQALKTQAFGVLLQPLACVLKAAAQAPGPPGFPEGATGDSITVDTFLSSKSACVGLLCQALAHLELLQLLPQRPSPWPQAPLLRAAVAILRFCHGSAAPTSDVGGHLCAVLAGCVRVQRAALDFLGTLSQGTGPQELVTQVFAVLLEYLTSPDSSPMVLKKAFQATLRWLLGSPKAPSCCDLDPHTQLFLGELLPVLRKRLCSPCWEARDSGLEFLTQVTRHWGGQAAFRHALLASEVPELTGQLLRDPESYVRASAVTATGQLSSWGLYATPTGPEHPEVQQESLFTELLHILSTDSEGFPRRAVMHVFTQWLKDGHADVAEDLEQFVARVLQAASQDLDWEVRAQGLELALVFLEQLLGQPGSRCPYAVALPEAAPPATLAQVLQALCRVQLFEFALRALFDCDRPVAQKSCDLLLFLKAKATPCGGPQEAGASPDVVSVEAALQRWQAGEQGQPLGELEPEAVMAVLRSMDLEGLRGMLAKSSDHMEKSPQSLLQDMLATVGVLGENEADCY
- the BRAT1 gene encoding integrator complex assembly factor BRAT1 isoform X4; amino-acid sequence: MDPECSRLLPALCAVLVDPRQPVADDTCLEKLLDWFKTVTEAGPSLLLLQENPCLVELLFRVLKAHDPRPRVLSFSLRLAGLFAAQEDCFQYLQQGELLPMLFGESGPLGGAAWTAPTVRSGWLQGLRSLAQHPGALRFLADCGAVDTIFSLQGDSSLFVASAAGQLLVHILALAMRGPAEGHPSPQGCDWPACAQKIVCHVEDSLRSTATLQVTQALNVLTTTFGHCHSPWTQGLWVRLSPLVACLLEKDPIPASHSLVDLLLSVARSPVGSSDCGLWETLAQTLSHLSPTQAGPLALGILKLQDCPQALKTQAFGVLLQPLACVLKAAAQAPGPPGFPEGATGDSITVDTFLSSKSACVGLLCQALAHLELLQLLPQRPSPWPQAPLLRAAVAILRFCHGSAAPTSDVGGHLCAVLAGCVRVQRAALDFLGTLSQGTGPQELVTQVFAVLLEYLTSPDSSPMVLKKAFQATLRWLLGSPKAPSCCDLDPHTQLFLGELLPVLRKRLCSPCWEARDSGLEFLTQVTRHWGEVPELTGQLLRDPESYVRASAVTATGQLSSWGLYATPTGPEHPEVQQESLFTELLHILSTDSEGFPRRAVMHVFTQWLKDGHADVAEDLEQFVARVLQAASQDLDWEVRAQGLELALVFLEQLLGQPGSRCPYAVALPEAAPPATLAQVLQALCRVQLFEFALRALFDCDRPVAQKSCDLLLFLKAKATPCGGPQEAGASPDVVSVEAALQRWQAGEQGQPLGELEPEAVMAVLRSMDLEGLRGMLAKSSDHMEKSPQSLLQDMLATVGVLGENEADCY
- the BRAT1 gene encoding integrator complex assembly factor BRAT1 isoform X7 is translated as MLFGESGPLGGAAWTAPTVRSGWLQGLRSLAQHPGALRFLADCGAVDTIFSLQGDSSLFVASAAGQLLVHILALAMRGPAEGHPSPQGCDWPACAQKIVCHVEDSLRSTATLQVTQALNVLTTTFGHCHSPWTQGLWVRLSPLVACLLEKDPIPASHSLVDLLLSVARSPVGSSDCGLWETLAQTLSHLSPTQAGPLALGILKLQDCPQALKTQAFGVLLQPLACVLKAAAQAPGPPGFPEGATGDSITVDTFLSSKSACVGLLCQALAHLELLQLLPQRPSPWPQAPLLRAAVAILRFCHGSAAPTSDVGGHLCAVLAGCVRVQRAALDFLGTLSQGTGPQELVTQVFAVLLEYLTSPDSSPMVLKKAFQATLRWLLGSPKAPSCCDLDPHTQLFLGELLPVLRKRLCSPCWEARDSGLEFLTQVTRHWGGQAAFRHALLASEVPELTGQLLRDPESYVRASAVTATGQLSSWGLYATPTGPEHPEVQQESLFTELLHILSTDSEGFPRRAVMHVFTQWLKDGHADVAEDLEQFVARVLQAASQDLDWEVRAQGLELALVFLEQLLGQPGSRCPYAVALPEAAPPATLAQVLQALCRVQLFEFALRALFDCDRPVAQKSCDLLLFLKAKATPCGGPQEAGASPDVVSVEAALQRWQAGEQGQPLGELEPEAVMAVLRSMDLEGLRGMLAKSSDHMEKSPQSLLQDMLATVGVLGENEADCY